A DNA window from Drosophila sechellia strain sech25 chromosome X, ASM438219v1, whole genome shotgun sequence contains the following coding sequences:
- the LOC116802294 gene encoding uncharacterized protein LOC116802294, whose product MKPKKETKLPASNWMNKRFQSTLMRSPEPNFAMSKGMKKKTVSFSRFIRDDRAAGGRPTNWVKKKTVSARPLVRAHLSIEDLAHQLASMSLNNLPSMQPRRHNSITNEFPDDPPKPAFNCRSSLVRRNSINLPIEANFAKSVLMGNDDDDEEEEEEEEVEVEEEDEVQDLNEPATSTSQDAIPKPSKNFGFTF is encoded by the exons ATGAAGCCAAAGAAGGAAACAAAGCTACCGGCATCCAATTGG ATGAACAAGAGATTCCAATCGACGTTGATGCGTTCTCCTGAGCCAAATTTTGCCATGTCCAAGGGGATGAAAAAGAAGACTGTGTCCTTTTCACGATTCATCCGCGACGATCGTGCTGCAGGGGGCCGCCCGACCAATTGGGTAAAAAAGAAGACTGTTTCGGCGCGGCCACTCGTCCGCGCCCATCTTTCCATAGAGGACTTGGCCCATCAATTGGCCAGCATGTCCTTGAATAATCTG CCGTCGATGCAACCGCGTCGTCATAACTCTATCACCAACGAGTTTCCAGATGATCCACCTAAGCCAGCTTTCAACTGCCGCTCCTCGCTCGTCCGACGCAACTCAATAAACCTCCCAATTGAGGCCAATTTTGCCAAGTCCGTGCTGATGGggaatgatgatgatgatgaggaggaggaggaggaggaggaggtggaggtggaggaggaggatgaagTACAGGATCTAAATGAGCCAGCTACATCGACCTCGCAGGACGCAATCCCGAAGCCGTCCAAGAATTTCGGCTTTACCTTCTAG